In Odontesthes bonariensis isolate fOdoBon6 chromosome 22, fOdoBon6.hap1, whole genome shotgun sequence, one genomic interval encodes:
- the slc30a5 gene encoding proton-coupled zinc antiporter SLC30A5, producing MEEKYSSNVLSGRKLGMVEVPDSRLTRYIVLLVISKVLKALGIFESYDILKVVHVVQFIFILKLGTAVILLFFQKPFSSGKAISKRQWIKLIKHAVFGCVISLLGFFGLTLCGPLRTLLLFEHSDVVVVALLGVLFTNSGGGPSKTRGAAFFIIAVICLFLFDNDDLMAKMADHPEGHHDSALTHFLYTAISFLGVADHKGGVLLLVVSLCLKVGFHTASRKLSVEIGGAKRLYALDNLVSAVVLLPWVMVLSATTESKVESWSSLILPLGMIIFSVMILEFYVEAVCSAKMEMPRCARYGTAALFLSALLLANFWTHPLTDQLRSMSKPPRQVSTEHVLSGGVIVSAVFFIMSSSILSSPSKKGQKGTLVGYSPEGTPLYNFMGDALQHTSHSLPRFIKDSLKQILEEYDSRQIFYFLCLNLAFTFVELFYGVWTNSLGLISDGFHMLFDCSALVLGLFAALMTRWKATRIFSYGYGRVEILSGFINGLFLMVIAFFVFMESVTRLLDPPNINTDMLTPVSVGGLLVNLVGICAFSHAHSHGGKSCSPQDHGHSHHGHSHSEHSHGGHGGHGHSHGGHGHSHGSGGGGMNANMRGVFLHVLADTLGSVGVIISTILIRQFGWLIADPICSLFIATLIFLSVIPLIKDACEVLLLRTPPELEKDLNGALEKVEKIEGVLSYRDSHFWRHSANVIAGTIHLQVMSDVVEQRIVQQVTAVLKDAGVNNLSVQVEKEAYFQHMSGLSTGFHEVLAMTQQMESMKYLNDGTCIM from the exons ATGGAGGAGAAATACAGCAGCAACGTCCTGTCAGGAAGGAAACTGGGCATGGTCGAGGTGCCCGATTCCAG GTTGACCAGGTACATCGTTTTACTTGTCATCTCCAAGGTGCTCAAGGCTTTAGGGATCTTTGAATCCTACGATATCCTCAAAGTTGTTCACGTAGTTCAGTTCATCTTCATCCTCAAATTAGG GACTGCTGTTATTCTGCTTTTCTTTCAAAAACCTTTTTCATCTGGAAAAGCCATCTCAAAAAGACAG TGGATTAAATTAATTAAGCATGCTGTTTTCGGCTGTGTCATTTCCCTCCTgggcttctttggtcttactCTCTGTGGACCTTTAAG GACACTTCTGCTTTTCGAACACAGTGATGTGGTGGTCGTCGCCCTCCTCGGTGTCCTTTTCACAAACTCCGGAGGGGGGCCTTCCAAG ACCAGAGGTGCTGCTTTCTTCATCATTGCTGTgatctgcctcttcctcttcgACAACGACGATCTCATGGCAAAGATGGCCGACCACC CCGAGGGACATCATGACAGCGCACTCACGCATTTCCTCTACACTGCCATATCGTTTTTAGGGGTCGCAGATCACAAA GGTGGCGTCCTGTTGCTGGTGGTCTCGCTGTGCCTGAAGGTCGGCTTCCATACGGCCTCCCGCAAATTATCGGTGGAAATCGGTGGCGCCAAACGTCTCTATGCCCTCGACAACCTGGTTTCTGCAGTGGTGCTGCTTCCCTGGGTGATGGTGCTGTCGGCAACCACAGAA aGCAAAGTGGAATCCTGGTCGTCTCTCATCCTGCCGCTCGGGATGATCATCTTCTCCGTCATGATCCTGGAGTTCTACGTGGAAGCCGTCTGCAGCGCAAAGATGGAGATGCCGCGGTGCGCCCGCTACGGCACCGCCGCCCTCTTCCTCAGCGCGCTGCTGCTGGCCAACTTCTGGACCCACCCGCTGACCGACCAGCTCCGCTCCATGAGCAAGCCGCCCCGGCAGGTCAGCACGGAGCACGTGCTCTCCGGGGGAGTCATAGTCAGCGCCGTCTTCTTCATCATGT CGTCCAGCATCCTCTCATCTCCGTCAAAGAAGGGGCAGAAGGGCACCTTGGTGGGTTATTCTCCCGAAGGGACTCCTCTGTACAACTTCATGGGCGACGCCCTGCAGCACACATCCCATTCTCTCCCGCGGTTCATCAAAGACTCCCTGAAGCAGATCCTGGAGGAGTACGACTCCAGGCAGATCTTCTACTTCCTCTGTCTCAACCTG GCTTTCACCTTCGTGGAGCTGTTTTACGGTGTTTGGACCAACAGTCTGGGGCTTATCTCTGACGGCTTCCACATGCTGTTTGACTGCTCTGCTTTAGTCCTGGGCCTGTTTGCAGCCCTCATGACCCGCTGGAAAGCCACCAGGATCTTCTCCTACGG GTACGGTCGGGTTGAAATACTCTCTGGATTCATCAACGGCCTGTTTCTGATGGTCATCGCCTTCTTTGTGTTCATGGAATCGGTCACCCGCTTGTTGGATCCTCCCAACATAAACACAGACATGCTGACT CCGGTGTCGGTCGGAGGCCTGCTGGTCAACCTGGTGGGAATCTGCGCTTTCAGTCACGCGCACTCCCACGGCGGGAAAAGCTGCTCGCCACAGGACCACGGCCACTCGCACCACGGCCACTCCCACAGCGAGCACAGCCACGGGGGTCACGGAGGTCACGGGCACTCTCACGGCGGGCACGGGCACTCCCACGGCTCAGGGGGCGGAGGCATGAACGCCAACatgagag GTGTTTTTCTCCACGTCCTGGCGGACACTCTGGGCAGCGTCGGTGTGATCATCTCCACCATCCTCATCCGTCAGTTCGGCTGGCTGATAGCCGACCCGATATGCTCGCTCTTTATCGCCACGCTCATTTTCCTCAGTGTCATTCCTCTGATAAAGGACGCCTGCGAGGTTCTCCTCCTACGAACTCCCCCGGAACTTGAGAAAGACCTGAACGGTGCGCTGGAAAAG GTGGAGAAGATTGAAGGAGTTTTGTCATACAGAGACTCTCATTTCTGGAGGCATTCGGCCAACGTGATTGCCGGAACCATCCACCTCCAGGTCATGTCGGATGTGGTGGAGCAAAGGATCGTACAGCAG GTGACGGCCGTTCTGAAAGACGCAGGCGTGAACAACTTGTCGGTCCAGGTGGAGAAGGAGGCGTACTTCCAGCACATGTCTGGACTCAGCACCGGATTTCACGAAGTTCTGGCGATGACGCAGCAGATGGAGTCCATGAAATACCTGAACGACGGGACATGCATCATGTAA